DNA from Candidatus Eisenbacteria bacterium:
CCACGTCTTCGTGCGCGGTCTCGGGATTCATCACGACCAGCACTTCGTTGGTGCGGCGGCGCGCGACGTAGCCGTCGCGACTCACGCGGATCGTGAACCAGGTGGGAAGGCCGGCAATGTTCGACGGAAACAGGTTCTTGCCGCTGACCGGGATCCCCATCTGAAAGATCGCGCGGAGCAGCACCGAGTTCGCCGTCTGGCTGCCGGAGCCATTGACGGTCGCGACCTGGATGCTGAAGTCGTTGATGACGGGATTCACGTTGCCCCTAGGTATAGAGTTCGCCCATGGTGACGCGCTGCGGCTTGCGGACGTACACGTAGGCGGATTGAGCCGCGACGCACCCCTCGCCCGAGGCGGTGAGTAGCAGCTTGTACTTGCCGTCGAAGGTCGCGATGTCGCCGCACGCGAACACGCCCTCGAGCGAGGTGTGCATGTGCGGGTTCACGGTGATCTGATTGCCCTCGGTCGCGATGCCCCAGCGCTTGATCGCGTCCAGGTTGACGGCGGCGCCGATGTTGACGACCAGGTAATCGCATTCGAGCCCTACGGGTTCGGGAGCGCCCTTGGTCTGAATGATCACTGCGCGCAGCACGCCGTCCTCGACTTCGAGCGCTTTGACGCGGCTGTTGAAGTGACGCGGGATCTCCATCTGGTTCACCTGGTCGATGTTCGTCTCCATGCCGGTGAAGCGATCGAGCGCCTGCACCAGCGTCACTTTGGCGCCCGCCTGGTGCGCGGTCTGAGCACTCTCGAGCCCCGAGTCGCCGCCTCCGATCACCACCACGCGCTTGCCAGGGACCCTCGCCTTGTCGACGAGGCGATAGGTGAGGGCACTCTCGTCGAGCGTCTCTTCGCCCGCCACTTTCAGCTTGCGTGGCTCGAACGCGCCGCCGCCGATCGCCACGATCACGGTCTGCGCCGAGTAGGCGTGATCGGTACTGGTGGTCGGATCGTGGGTGGCGAGTTCGAACCCGCCGCCCTCGAGCGGCTTCATGTCGAGCACCTTGCGGTTCCCCGTCATCTCGACGCCGATCTCCCGCGCGTGGTCGATCAGGTGCTGCGCCAGGTCGCCGGCGATGATGTGCGCGTAGCCCGGCCAGTCGTGCACCGGCTTGTCGCCGTAGAGCGACACCAGCTGCCCGCCGAGCCGCCCCGCGTCCAGCACCAGCACCGACATCTTGCGCATGCGGCAGAACATCGCGGCGGTCAGGCCCGCGGGGCCGCCGCCGATCACCAGCACCTCGTGCACGCTTCCCCCTCTATATAGGCGAGTTTCACGCACAAGCTAGGCACCGCATCGCGGCGGGTCAAGCGCCGCGGCGCGCTGCAACACGCGAGGCGCCGGCCCGTAATGAGCGGCGCCGGAGGTTCGAGCGAGGAGCCGGCGGATACGCGCAACCGCATGCGGGCGCGCGGTCCTTGACCCCTCGTCAAAGCGGCCCTAGCGTCCCGAGGCCATGACCACCGACACCCGTTCTCGAATCGAACCCAGCCCCGCCATCGTGGATGCCGTGCGCCAGTGGCTCGCCCCGGTGCGCACTTCGCTCGGCGACGAGTTCCTCGCCTGCTACCTGACCGGCAGTGCGCTGCACACCGGCTTCGACCCCAAGCGCTCGGGCGTCAATCTGCTGCTGATCGCGCGCAGCCTCGATCTGACGCTGCTCGATCGCGTGCACGACGCGATGCCGCGCGACTCCAAGGCGACGCCGCGCATCGAGTCGTTGTTCATGTCCGAGCTTCAGATGCGCCGTTCGCTCGACGCGTTCTCGATCGAGTGGGTGGAAATCGCCGAGGCGCACCTGCTGATCGAGGGCCAGGACGTGATCCGGGGCATCGAAGTCCCGATCCTCAACTTGCGCCTGCAGTGCGAGCACGAGCTGCGCGTCAAGCTCATGCGCCTGCGACACAGCTACCTGGCGGACCGTGGGCGCCCCAAGGCGCTGGCGGCCACGCTGTCGGGTGTGGCAAGCAGCTTCGCCACCTTGTTCCGCACCCTGATCCGGCTGCGCGAAGAGACGCCGCCGGCGCAGACGCCCGAAGTGGTGCAGCGCGTCGCCGATCTCTACCAGCTCGACGCGCGCGGCCTGATCGGTGCCTATCAGCTGCGCTTCTCCGATCGCGAATACGCCGACGCCGAGCTGCTGGAAGTCTACCGGCGCTTCCTCGTCGAGATCGATCGACTGGTGAACGCGATCGACACGCTCCAAGTCGGATGACCGGCACGCGCCTCCGCGCGCGCCGGGTGGGAGCCGCCTGCGCCGCGCTGCTCACGATTGCGCTCTGCATTGCGCTGCCCGCGCTCGGTCAGTCGACCGAGCCGCCGATTCCGGACTACGTCGGCTACATGAACGACGTGGCGGGGGTCGTCAGCGAGCCCATGCGCGCCAAGCTCGAGGCGTTCCTCGACCAGGTGCACACCAAGACCGGCGCGCAGTTCGCGGTGCTGACGCTCAAGAACACCGCACCCGTCTCGCCCACCGAGTACAAGGTCAAGGTGTTCGAGAAATGGGGCATCGGCGACAAGGAACGCGACGACGGCCTGCTCATGCTGGTGGCCCTCGACGAGCGCGAAGTGCGCTTCGAGACCGGCTACGGGCTCGAGGGCACGCTGCCCGACGGTCTCCAGTCG
Protein-coding regions in this window:
- a CDS encoding NAD(P)/FAD-dependent oxidoreductase, which translates into the protein MHEVLVIGGGPAGLTAAMFCRMRKMSVLVLDAGRLGGQLVSLYGDKPVHDWPGYAHIIAGDLAQHLIDHAREIGVEMTGNRKVLDMKPLEGGGFELATHDPTTSTDHAYSAQTVIVAIGGGAFEPRKLKVAGEETLDESALTYRLVDKARVPGKRVVVIGGGDSGLESAQTAHQAGAKVTLVQALDRFTGMETNIDQVNQMEIPRHFNSRVKALEVEDGVLRAVIIQTKGAPEPVGLECDYLVVNIGAAVNLDAIKRWGIATEGNQITVNPHMHTSLEGVFACGDIATFDGKYKLLLTASGEGCVAAQSAYVYVRKPQRVTMGELYT